Proteins from a genomic interval of Syngnathoides biaculeatus isolate LvHL_M chromosome 23, ASM1980259v1, whole genome shotgun sequence:
- the si:dkey-177p2.18 gene encoding phospholipase B1, membrane-associated isoform X1 — MKPSLSAPSSVELVKAGDIKVVAALGDSLTTAIGANATTVLGIPIEFRHVSWSIGGFGSYEDVITLPNIIKLFNPNLLGAAQGKTLHGMEGHLGQTGLNLAVTGQNTFNLPGQTRHLIDTLRVYDVRKGLNFEKDWKLLTILMGMNDICDYCKDKALFSAENFVHYMTVSLEMLMDEVPRMIVNVVQILPMQTLREVHKPTPGCLLQRSFCSCLIEPVSRSAELRELVEINLEFQRKLEALLLADRFFRDDFAVVLQPFLKQADPPRLPNGKIDMSYFTHDCFHFTIKGHEELAKGLWNNMFQPEEGKTVVGSFSDPIALVCPPTEHPYIFTRPPSARSAEGSGPRVTPAAPVYYLLSAVAAFGSRALL, encoded by the exons ATGAAGCCTTCCCTTTCAGCGCCTTCCTCAG TGGAGCTGGTGAAGGCCGGGGACATCAAGGTCGTTGCCGCCCTGGGCGATTCTCTCACG ACGGCCATCGGCGCCAACGCCACCACCGTCCTGGGCATTCCCATCGAGTTCCGCCACGTTTCCTGGAG CATCGGCGGTTTCGGCTCGTACGAGGACGTCATCACTCTGCCCA ACATCATCAAACTTTTCAATCCCAACCTGTTGGGCGCCGCCCAGGGGAAGACGCTTCACGGCATGGAGGGCCACCTGGGCCAGACGGGCCTCAACCTGGCTGTGACGGGACAAAACACCTT caatCTTCCCGGCCAGACGAGACATCTGATTGACACCCTCAGAGTTTATGATGTAAGAAAG GGTTTGAACTTCGAGAAGGACTGGAAGCTTCTGACCATTCTCATGGGCATGAACGACATCTGCGACTATTGCAAAGACAAa GCTCTCTTCTCCGCCGAGAACTTCGTCCACTACATGACCGTCTCCTTGGAAATGCTCATGGATGAG GTCCCCCGCATGATCGTCAACGTGGTGCAGATCCTCCCCATGCAGACGCTGAGGGAGGTCCACAAGCCCACGCCGGGCTGCCTTCTCCAGCG CTCCTTCTGCTCGTGCCTGATCGAACCCGTGAGTCGCTCGGCTGAGCTGCGCGAGCTGGTGGAAATCAATCTGGAATTTCAG AGAAAATTGGAGGCCTTGCTGCTCGCCGATCGCTTCTTCAGGGACGACTTTGCGGTGGTCCTGCAGCCGTTCTTGAAACAAGCCGACCCTCCCCGCCTTCCC AACGGCAAGATCGACATGAGCTACTTCACTCATGACTGCTTCCACTTCACCATCAAAGGCCACGAGGAGCTGGCCAAGGGCCTGTGGAACAACATG TTTCAGCCCGAGGAAGGAAAGACGGTGGTGGGCAGCTTTTCAGACCCCATCGCGCTCGTCTGTCCACCCACG GAGCACCCGTACATCTTCACGCGGCCCCCCTCGGCCCGGTCCGCGGAGGGTTCCGGACCCCGCGTCACGCCAGCGGCGCCGGTCTACTACCTGCTGTCGGCCGTGGCGGCGTTCGGGAGTCGCGCTCTTTTGTAG
- the sel1l gene encoding protein sel-1 homolog 1 — protein sequence MARAFFICSLLLVAFACGITADDADDRPELKSYHDPESEEDDVPLNSKTATPPSSSSSSPPVAAAQNVPEEEKPPGDVLPGEEKEDLPEQHVKVEKPKEVPVVNGGTADGEPCVFPFLFQGDEYSDCTTNGRGDGRLWCATTYNYDRDKKWGFCETEEEAQLRLQAEEAEDEYQTFLHMLNGTTRKSQRKALYEKLLKVAEGGHQRAMEKVAYAMLFGDYMSQNISRARDMFEKLAVDGSPKAQTALGFLYAAGLGVNSSQAKALVYYTFGALGGNLIAHMILGYRYWGGVGVPQSCESALTHYKLVANQVANDVSLTGGSAVQKIRLLDELENPGSTSGMLEEDLIQYYQFLAEKGDVQAQVGLGQLHLHGGRGVEQNHQRAYDYFNQAADAGNTHAMAFLGKMYSEGSDFLPQNNETALKYFKKASDLGNPVGQSGLGMAYLYGRGVSVNYELALKYFQKAAEQGWVDGQLQLGTMYYNGMGVKRDYKQALKFFNLASQAGHILAFYNLAQMHATGTGVMRSCHTAVELFKNMCERGRWSERLLTAYGSFKEGDNDAALVQYLLLSEQGYEVAQSNVAFILDQKGAKIFNENETYPRALLHWTRAAAQGYTVARIKLGDYHFYGFGTDVDYETAIIHYRLASEQQNSAQAMFNLGYMHEKGLGIKQDIHLAKRFYDMAAEASPDAQVPVFLALCKLGLVYVLHYMQDLNPRELVSQVDLDQLLGPEWDLYLMTVIALLLGTVIAYRQRQHQIMMPPRPPAPAPAPAPPPPAAETPQEQPRAAAEEEQRQ from the exons ATGGCGAGAGCTTTCTTCATTTGTAGCCTTCTCCTCGTCGCCTTCGCCTGCGGAATCACAGCTG ACGACGCGGACGACAGACCAGAGCTGAAG TCCTACCACGATCCCGAATCGGAAGAGGATGACGTCCCTTTGAACTCCAAAACGGCAAcgcccccttcttcttcttcttcttctcctcccgTCGCCGCCGCTCAGAATGTGCCAGAAGAAGAGAAGCCGCCGGGAGACGTTCTGCCGGGAGAAGAGAAGGAGGACCTGCCAGAGCAGCACGTAAAAGTAGAAAAACCCAAAGAAG TTCCCGTGGTGAACGGCGGCACGGCCGACGGGGAGCCGTGCGTCTTCCCCTTCCTCTTCCAAGGCGACGAGTACTCGGACTGCACCACCAACGGCCGAGGGGACGGGCGGCTGTGGTGCGCCACCACCTACAACTACGACCGCGACAAGAAGTGGGGCTTCTGCGAGA CCGAGGAGGAGGCGCAGCTGAGGCTGCAggcggaggaggcggaggacgaGTACCAGACCTTCCTGCACATGCTCAACGGCACCACCAGGAAGAGCCAGAGGAAAGC GCTGTACGAAAAGTTGCTGAAAGTGGCGGAGGGAGGCCACCAGCGGGCCATGGAGAAGGTGGCGTACGCGATGTTGTTCGGCGACTACATGAGTCAGAACATCAGCCGGGCCAGGGACATGTTTGAGAAGCTCGCCGTGGACGGCTCCCCCAAAGCGCAGACG GCTCTTGGATTTCTGTATGCTGCAGGACTTGGCGTGAATTCCAGTCAAGCAAAG GCTTTGGTCTACTACACTTTCGGCGCCCTGGGAGGGAACCTGATCGCTCACATGATTCTG GGCTACAGATACTGGGGCGGTGTGGGGGTTCCCCAAAGCTGCGAGTCTGCGCTGACGCACTACAAACTGGTGGCCAATCAGG TGGCCAACGACGTGTCGCTGACGGGGGGCTCGGCCGTGCAGAAGATCCGGCTGCTGGACGAGCTGGAGAACCCGGGGTCCACCAGCGGCATGCTGGAGGAGGACCTGATCCAGTACTACCAGTTCCTCGCCGAGAAAGGGGACGTGCAAGCGCAG GTCGGACTGGGCCAGCTTCACCTGCACGGAGGACGGGGCGTAGAACAGAATCACCAG AGGGCGTATGACTATTTCAACCAGGCAGCCGATGCGGGAAATACACATGCCATGGCGTTTCTGGGCAAG ATGTACAGTGAAGGAAGCGACTTCCTGCCTCAGAACAACGAGACGGCCCTGAAATACTTCAAGAAAGCTTCAGACCTG GGTAACCCAGTGGGCCAGAGCGGCCTCGGCATGGCCTACCTGTACGGACGAGGTGTCTCGGTG AACTACGAGCTGGCGCTGAAGTACTTCCAGAAGGCCGCCGAACAGGGCTGGGTGGACGGGCAGCTGCAGCTGGGCACCATGTACTACA ACGGCATGGGCGTCAAACGCGACTACAAGCAGGCGCTGAAGTTCTTCAACCTGGCCTCGCAGGCGGGCCACATCCTGGCCTTCTACAACCTGGCGCAGATGCACGCCACCGGCACCGGCGTCATGCGCTCGTGTCACACGGCAGTTGAG CTGTTCAAGAACATGTGCGAGCGCGGCCGCTGGTCCGAGCGCCTGCTGACGGCGTACGGCAGCTTCAAGGAGGGCGACAACGACGCGGCGCTGGTGCAGTACCTGCTGCTGTCCGAGCAGGGCTACGAGGTGGCCCAGAGCAACGTGGCCTTCATTCTGGACCAGA AAGGCGCCAAGATCTTCAACGAGAACGAGACTTATCCCCGGGCTCTGCTCCACTGGACGAGAGCCGCCGCTCAAG GTTACACAGTAGCCAGGATCAAACTGGGCGACTACCACTTTTACGGTTTCGGGACCGACGTGGACTACGAGACGGCCATCATCCACTACCGGCTGGCCTCggagcagcagaacagcgctCAGGCCATGTTCAACCTGGGTTACATGCACGAGAAGGGACTGGGGATCAAACAG GACATCCACCTTGCTAAGCGTTTCTACGACATGGCGGCAGAGGCCAGCCCTGACGCCCAGGTGCCGGTCTTCCTGGCTCTGTGCAAGCTCGGCCTGGTCTACGTCCTGCACTACATGCAGGACCTCAAT CCGAGGGAGCTGGTCTCTCAGGTGGACCTGGACCAGCTCCTGGGCCCCGAGTGGGACCTCTACCTCATGACGGTCATCGCACTGCTTCTCGGCACCGTCATCGCCTACCGCCAGCGCCAGCACCAGATCATGATGCCCCCTCGGCCCCCCGCGCCTGCGCCCGCGCCGGCGCCGCCTCCCCCCGCGGCCGAGACCCCGCAGGAGCAACCGCGAGCCGCGGCCGAGGAAGAGCAGCGGCAATGA
- the si:dkey-177p2.18 gene encoding phospholipase B1, membrane-associated isoform X2 — protein sequence MKPSLSAPSSVELVKAGDIKVVAALGDSLTTAIGANATTVLGIPIEFRHVSWSIGGFGSYEDVITLPNIIKLFNPNLLGAAQGKTLHGMEGHLGQTGLNLAVTGQNTFNLPGQTRHLIDTLRVYDGLNFEKDWKLLTILMGMNDICDYCKDKALFSAENFVHYMTVSLEMLMDEVPRMIVNVVQILPMQTLREVHKPTPGCLLQRSFCSCLIEPVSRSAELRELVEINLEFQRKLEALLLADRFFRDDFAVVLQPFLKQADPPRLPNGKIDMSYFTHDCFHFTIKGHEELAKGLWNNMFQPEEGKTVVGSFSDPIALVCPPTEHPYIFTRPPSARSAEGSGPRVTPAAPVYYLLSAVAAFGSRALL from the exons ATGAAGCCTTCCCTTTCAGCGCCTTCCTCAG TGGAGCTGGTGAAGGCCGGGGACATCAAGGTCGTTGCCGCCCTGGGCGATTCTCTCACG ACGGCCATCGGCGCCAACGCCACCACCGTCCTGGGCATTCCCATCGAGTTCCGCCACGTTTCCTGGAG CATCGGCGGTTTCGGCTCGTACGAGGACGTCATCACTCTGCCCA ACATCATCAAACTTTTCAATCCCAACCTGTTGGGCGCCGCCCAGGGGAAGACGCTTCACGGCATGGAGGGCCACCTGGGCCAGACGGGCCTCAACCTGGCTGTGACGGGACAAAACACCTT caatCTTCCCGGCCAGACGAGACATCTGATTGACACCCTCAGAGTTTATGAT GGTTTGAACTTCGAGAAGGACTGGAAGCTTCTGACCATTCTCATGGGCATGAACGACATCTGCGACTATTGCAAAGACAAa GCTCTCTTCTCCGCCGAGAACTTCGTCCACTACATGACCGTCTCCTTGGAAATGCTCATGGATGAG GTCCCCCGCATGATCGTCAACGTGGTGCAGATCCTCCCCATGCAGACGCTGAGGGAGGTCCACAAGCCCACGCCGGGCTGCCTTCTCCAGCG CTCCTTCTGCTCGTGCCTGATCGAACCCGTGAGTCGCTCGGCTGAGCTGCGCGAGCTGGTGGAAATCAATCTGGAATTTCAG AGAAAATTGGAGGCCTTGCTGCTCGCCGATCGCTTCTTCAGGGACGACTTTGCGGTGGTCCTGCAGCCGTTCTTGAAACAAGCCGACCCTCCCCGCCTTCCC AACGGCAAGATCGACATGAGCTACTTCACTCATGACTGCTTCCACTTCACCATCAAAGGCCACGAGGAGCTGGCCAAGGGCCTGTGGAACAACATG TTTCAGCCCGAGGAAGGAAAGACGGTGGTGGGCAGCTTTTCAGACCCCATCGCGCTCGTCTGTCCACCCACG GAGCACCCGTACATCTTCACGCGGCCCCCCTCGGCCCGGTCCGCGGAGGGTTCCGGACCCCGCGTCACGCCAGCGGCGCCGGTCTACTACCTGCTGTCGGCCGTGGCGGCGTTCGGGAGTCGCGCTCTTTTGTAG
- the chga gene encoding chromogranin-A — MIALLTLTLLLKSVLPSPVTPSALEHDDVKVMKCVAEALADVLSRPRLLPVSHQCLQTLRTDERLLTLLHHYDFLKELQDVADQDGSMLNALGGPGERSVLSQERRRSREEEEKDEDEDEDEEEKLAECRRPPGRRRRTEKVVTAVFTTWGPEEIRRRGSKEEQDKRWEEEDEEEEEEEEDEEEGMKKRSKGPPPREETEGEEEEEEEAPHHSKEASEEKDEPKKKRNRSPEEKELQMIARRTPDEEDGSAGRKAEDGEAENLAAIESELENVAQKLHQLRRG; from the exons atgatCGCATTGCTGACTCTGACTCTGCTCCTCAAAAGCG tTTTGCCGTCGCCGGTGACTCCGAGTGCGCTGGAGCACGACGACGTCAAG GTGATGAAATGCGTGGCGGAGGCGCTGGCGGATGTGCTGTCCAGGCCACGCCTACTTCCGGTCAGCCACCAATGTCTGCAGACGCTCAGGACAg ATGAGCGCCTCCTGACACTCCTCCACCACTACGATTTCCTGAAGGAGCTGCAAGACGTTGCCGACCAGg ATGGCTCCATGCTGAACGCGCTCGGAGGCCCCGGCGAGCGCTCCGTCCTCTCCCAGGAGCGGAGGAGGTcgcgagaggaggaggagaaggacgaggacgaggacgaggacgaggaggagaagTTGGCAGAGTGTCGCCGGCCgccgggaagacggaggaggaCCGAAAAGGTTGTGACAGCAGTTTTTACAA CATGGGGGCCAGAAGAAATAAGACGGCGCGGATCCAAAGAGGAGCAGGACAAGAGATGggaggaagaggacgaggaggaggaggaggaggaggaggacgaggaggagggaaTGAAGAAAAGAAGCAAAGGGCCGCCGCCGAGGGAGGAAACAGaaggtgaggaggaggaggaggaggaagccccCCATCATTCGAAGGAGGCCTCGGAGGAAAAGGACGAgccgaagaagaagaggaaccgCAGTCCGGAGGAGAAGGAGCTGCAGATGATCGCTCGCAGGACGCCGGACGAGGAGGACGGCAGCGCCGGAAGGAAGGCGGAG GACGGCGAGGCGGAGAACCTGGCCGCCATCGAGTCAGAGCTGGAGAACGTGGCCCAGAAGCTGCACCAGCTGCGACGAGGCTGA
- the LOC133496519 gene encoding protein LEG1 homolog — protein sequence MQRLAASCLALALAASVAHSAVILENGAPIKWAQAAAQLSDLPVENGVLNPNPWDFVHRMGFYRLLIAATDPFMGSMGAGPTESPVWGLPLQFGWMLTSGRLADPTGATTCGLQTGDTTCISPQSWWGCVNHFVSALPFLSAAQQEIFGQGVQVQMQAPEGAEGYCTTYADCAAKFPDVMAKWDAFFKGLKASGDSTLPDNEKKDAILGLYWDAHMASLHAASACSAKQSSYSAPEVNFASSWLNSAEYVSAASFQSSLEKSVVFLTPLPGRILQEGDSAPNIADMTQEENHTLSTFSWMMSMGGAPVRMWRSAMCSVANREKGREMLEQLLLNPSLATTTFLSIITGMMTGC from the exons ATGCAGCGTCTCGCGGCCTCCTGCCTCGCGCTGGCCCTGGCGGCGTCCGTCGCCCACTCGGCCGTCATCTTGGAAAACGGCGCGCCCATCAAGTGGGCCCAGGCGGCGGCGCAGCTGAGCGACCTGCCCGTGGAGAACGGCGTCCTGAACCCGAACCCGTGGGACTTCGTGCACCGCATGGGCTTCTACCGGCTGTTGATCGCCGCCACCGACCCCTTCATGGGCTCCATGGGCGCCGGTCCGACCGAAAGTCCCGTGTGGGGTCTGCCCCTGCAGTTCGGATGGATGCTGACGTCAG GCCGCCTCGCCGACCCAACCGGCGCCACAACTTGCGGTCTGCAGACCGGAGACACCACGTGCATCTCTCCCCAGAGCTGGTGGGGCT GCGTGAACCACTTTGTGTCCGCCCTGCCCTTCCTGTCCGCCGCCCAGCAGGAAATATTCGGACAAGGAGTCCAG GTCCAGATGCAAGCACCTGAGGGTGCAGAGGGCTACTGCACCACCTACGCCGACTGCGCCGCCAAGTTCCCCGACGTGATGGCTAAGTGGGACGCCTTCTTCAAG GGCCTCAAGGCCTCCGGGGACTCGACCCTGCCCGACAACGAGAAGAAAGACGCCATCCTCGGCCTGTACTGGGACGCCCACATGGCTTCGCTGCACGCCGCCTCGGCCTGCAGCGCCAA GCAGAGCAGCTACTCCGCCCCCGAGGTCAACTTCGCCTCCAGCTGGCTCAACTCGGCCGAATACGTGTCGGCGGCTTCTTTCCAGTCCTCCTTGGAGAAGTCCGTCGTGTTCCTCACGCCGCTGCCGGGGCGCATCCTAcag GAAGGTGACAGCGCACCAAACATCGCCGACATGACCCAGGAGGAGAACCACACGCTGTCCACCTTCTCGTGGATGATGAGCATGG GCGGGGCTCCGGTGCGCATGTGGCGCAGCGCCATGTGCTCTGTGGCCAACCGAGAGAAGGGCCGAGAGATGCTGGAGCAGCTGCTGCTCAACCCGAGCCTCGCCACCACCACCTTCCTGTCCATCATCACCGGCATGATGACCGGCTGCTga